A stretch of DNA from Lawsonibacter asaccharolyticus:
TCTGCTCCATAAAAGCCTCAGCCAGAGCCTTGACCACGCTCTCCATGGAGGTGGAGCCGTCTGTGTTCACGGTGCCGCTGAGGGTGGTGGTCTGGGATTGGACAGGGGTGGAGCTGGCGGCGGGGGTGCTGGTGGGAGTGGAGGTGGTCCCATTGGAGCCGCAGCCGGCCAGCAGGCCGGCCATCAGGGCCAGAGACAGCCCCATGCAAGTCAGTTTTTTCATGTAAGATCTTCTCCTTTATTGCATTCGTTTTGTGTTTCCTCTGGAGTACAGGGCTCAGTATAAAAAAGAAATGTAAAATGCGAAACAGCGGATATGTTAAATCTGCGTAAAGTGCGGTAAAATCAGAGAGTAAAAATGTAAAATACCGGCCGCCGGGACTTCCGGCGGCCGGTTTGGAATATCACATGTTCTGAATGGAACGGTGGACTGGCCTCAGCTCCGCTCCTCCACGGGGTCCTTGTCCCGGAAGAGCAGAGAGATGCACCACACGGCGGAAAGACCCACCAGGGTATAGATCACGCGGCTGATCATACTGCCGGAACCGCCGCAGGCGAAGGCCACCAGGTCGAATCGAAACAGACCCACGCTGCCCCAGTTCAGGCCGCCGATGATCAGCAGAGTCAGGGCGATCTTATCCATTATCATGGTTCATACCTCCTCGCATTGGTATTCCGGAGGTAGTTTGGCCAAAAGAGAGCTTTTTATTCCGTCGGTTCAAAAATTAAGGGAGCCCGGCCCGAAGCCGCAGGGCAGCAGGGTGGAGAGCGGGGCGGACTGGAAGGCACCGTCCCCTCGGACGGCCAGGACCCGGAGCTGGGGAGCAAATTCAAACAGCATCTGCCGGCAGGCACCGCAGGGCCAGCAGAAGTCGCTTCCCCGGCCGGCGATGGCGATAGCGGTGAAGCCGCCGGTGCGGCCCTCGCTCACCGCCTTGACCAGCGCCGTGCGCTCGGCGCAGAGGGTGGAGCCGTAGGCGGCGTTCTCCACATTGCATCCGGTGAACACCGCCCCGTCACTGCACAACAGGGCAGCGCCCACGGGAAAATGAGAATAGGGTACATAGGCCCGCTCCTGCATGGAGACGGCCGTGGAGATCAGCTCAGCATCAGTCATAGTTTGCTCCTTTCTGTGGCGGATATCCGGAAAGCGGGAAGCGCCGGTGCTGCGGAATGCCCCGGCGGGGACCGCAAAGGGAGACATCGCTCTGGGGGAAAAACAGAATGTGAAGGAGAGAGGGCCATATTATAAAACAGAGCGTGAAAAAGACCTGTGGTTTCCTTTACGGTCAGTACAGGCAGAGTCCCTGCATCTCGTCTCTATTTTACCACAGAGACCGGTGCTTCTCAAGGGCCTCCACGTCTCTTCTGCGCCGGGAACTGCCAGGGGATGGCTCCGGCAGTTTGAAAAAAACCGGGTGATCGGAGACCACTGCCTTGCAAAGGACAGGACAACATGGTGGAGTAAAGCAAAAAATTTTGTGCCCTTTGGCGGGAGGAACGCCTTGTTACGCACCCGGGGCCGGCCTGGGAGAAACAGGAACAAGCAGGAGCAAAATAAGACATTTGTTCCAAACAGTGATTTTTTGCAACGACCTATGTGAAAAAAACAAGTTCCTGCTCTTGCCAGAACGGGACACAGAGCTTATAATAAGAAAAACGACAGCAGAGAAAAATGACGAGAAAAGGGAGCTCGCATGACGGGCTGAGAGGGAGCTGTTCGCTCCGACCTGTGACCTGATTTGGGTAATGCCAACGTAGGGAAATATACTTGCGGAACTAGGCCGCGGGGATATCCCGAAGTGGGGTGCCCCGCGGTTTTTGCTGTCTGCGGACAAAGGAGAGAGGGATATGGAGCTGGGAGCCTGCCTGGACCGGGTGCGGGAGCGGAGGCCGCTGATCCACTGCATCACCAACTATGTGACGGCCAACGACGTGGCAAACCTCCTGCTGGCCTGCGGGGCCAGCCCCATCATGGCCGATGAGCCGGAGGAAGTGGAGGAGATCACGGCCCGGTGCGCCGGACTGTGCCTCAACTTGGGAACACCCAGCCGGCGCACCATCCCCAGCCTGATGCGGGCCGGAGTCAAGGCTGGGGAGCTGGGCCGCCCAGTGGTGCTGGACCCGGTAGGGGTGGGGGCCAGCACCCTGCGTCTCCGCACGGCCCAGGATCTGATGGCCCGTGTCCCCTTTACTGTGCTGCGGGGCAATGTCTCAGAGCTGCGGGCCCTGGCGGGCGGCCAGGAGCACACCCGGGGGGTGGACGCCGGCGGGGCGGACGCAGTGACGGAAGCGGAACTGGAGCGGGGGGTGGCCTTCGCCAAAGGGACCGCCCGCCGCACCGGGACCGTAGTGGCGGTCACCGGGGCCATTGACCTGGTCTCAGACGGGGAGCAGTGCGTCGTGATCCGCAACGGCCGCCCGGAGATGGGGCTGGTCACCGGTACCGGCTGTCAGCTGTCCGCCCTGACTGCGGCCTGCCTGGCCGCCAGCCCGGAGCGCCCCCTGGAGGCGGCCGCCGCCGCGGTGTGCGCCATGGGAGTGGCGGGGGAGCTGGCCTGGGCGAGGATGTCCCCTCAGGACGGAAACGCCACCTATCGGGATCGGATCATTGACGCTGTGTGCCGGATGGACGGCGCGGCGCTGGAGAAAGGAGCCAACTATGAGATGCGATAAAAAGGATTTGCTGCTCTACGGCGTAACGGACCGGAGCTGGCTGGGGGACAGGACCCTGGCCCAACAGGTGGAGGCATCCCTGCGGGGGGGCGCCACCATGATCCAGCTGCGGGAGAAGCATATGGACCGTGGGAGCATTCTGGCCCAGGCCCTGGAACTGCGGGAGCTGTGCGGGCGCTACGGCGTGCCCCTGATCCTCAACGACGATGCGGAACTGGCCCAGGCGGCAGGAGCGGACGGCGTCCACGTGGGCCAGAGCGATATGGAGGCGGGGCGAGTCCGGGCCCTGCTGGGGGAAGACAAACTCATCGGCGTGTCCGCACGCACGGTGGAGCAGGCCCTGGCCGCCCAGGCGGCGGGGGCCGACTACCTGGGGGTAGGAGCCATGTTCCCCACCGGGACCAAGCAGGACACCCGACCAGTGAGCTATGACACCCTGAAGGCCATCTGCGCCGCCGTGGACATCCCTGTGGTGGCCATCGGGGGCATCGGAGCCGGCAATGTGGCGGAGCTGGCGGGGAGCGGCATCGCCGGGGTGGCGGTGGTCTCAGCCCTGTACGCCCAGCCCGACGTGGAAGCGGCCACCCGCTCCCTCCGGGCCCAGGTGGAGCGGGTGGTGGGCCCATGAGGATCGAGGGGGCCATCTTCGATCTGGACGGGACCCTCACCGACTCCATGTACATCTGGAACGAGGCGCCCAAGGCTCTGGTCCGGAAGTTTGGAGGAGAGCCGCCGGAGGACCTGGCCCGGGACATCCGGGAGATGGGGCGGCGGGAAGCCTCGGAGTACATGGTGGATACATTTTGCCTCCCCTGTACGCCCAAACAGGTGATGGAAGGGGTGAACGCCCTGGTGACAGGGGAATACCGGGACAGGGTCCCCATGAAGACGGGGGCGGACACACTGCTGGAGCGGCTGGGAGCCCTGGGGGTCCCCTGCGGCATTGCCACCGCCAGCGAGGCCTTTCAGGCACGGGACGCCATGGTCCGTCTGGGGCTGTGGAAGCACTTCCTGTTCGCCTTCAGTTCCCTTCAGTACGGGCCTAAGACCGGAGCGGACCTCTATCGGGCTGCTGCCCGCAGCCTGGGCAGCGCGCCGGAGCGCACGGTGGTCTTTGAGGATGCCCTCCATGCCGCACGCAGCGCCAAACGGGCGGGCTTTCTGGTGGCGGGGGTGTATGACCCCTCCGCCGAGGAGGATCAGGAGGCACTGCGGTGCCTCTGCGACTGGTATCTTCCCCGGCTGGACTCCCCGGATTTCCTGGCAGCATTGGAGCGGGGCTGAGCCGGGAATGGAGCGGGTGCGGCCCGGAGAGGAGGGGCAGAGGAGCACAGTGAGGGATGGCCGTCAGACCGTCCCGAACACAGCAAAAATGGGGGCAGCCGTAAGGCCGCCCAGCCGGGGCGCAGCCCAGCGGAGCGGGTGCGGCCCGGAGAGGAGGAGCAAGGGAGCGCAGTGAGGGATGGCCGTCAGGCTGTCCCGAACAGAGCGTACTTTGCTCCGACGACGCGGCACCTCGGGGGCACCACCTGGTGTCGCGGAACAAAACTTCAATGCGGAGAAAGGAGTTTTCTGATGAAAACAGCATTGACGATCGCTGGGAGCGATTCCAGCGGAGGCGCCGGGATCCAGGCCGACATCAAGACCATGACTGCCAACGGCGTCTACGCCATGAGCGCGGTCACCGCCCTGACGGCCCAGAATACCACCGGCGTCTACGGCATCCTGGAGTCCACCCCGGAATTCCTGGCCAGTCAGCTGGACTGCATTTTTACCGACATCTTCCCCGATGCCGTCAAGACAGGGATGGTGTCCTCTACCGGGCTGATCCAGGTCATCGCGGACAAGCTGAAGCAGTACCAGGCCCGGAACATCGTGGTGGACCCGGTGATGATCGCTACCAGCGGGTCCCGCCTGATTTCGGAGGAAGCGGTGGAGGCGCTGAAGAGCCAGCTGCTCCCCCTGGCCGCCGTCCTCACCCCCAACATCCCAGAGGCGGAGGTCCTGTCGGGCCTCACCATCTCCGGTCCGGAGGACATGGAGCGGGCTGCCCGGGAGATCGGGGAGCGGTACGGCTGCGCTGTGCTGTGCAAGGGCGGGCATGACCTGAACGACGCCAACGACCTGCTGTGGCAGGATGGGAGCTGCAAATGGTTCTGCGGACGCCGGATCCATAACCCCAACACCCACGGGACAGGCTGCACGCTCTCCAGTGCCATCGCCTCCAATCTGGCGAAGGGCTGCGACCTGGAGACGGCGGTGGAGCGGGCGAAGATCTATCTCTCGGGGGCGCTGTCCTCCATGCTTGACCTGGGGGCGGGCAGCGGCCCCCTGGACCACCTCTTTTCCATCCCGGAGCTGGACCTGGACCGCATCCGGTCCCTTCAGTCCCCCGCCGGAGGAAGGTGAGGGGCGGTCCGCCTGATGACCGAGATCCATGAAATAGGAATCAATAGATAAAGGAGAAGATCTTTATGGAACGCAATTATACCACACAGATGGACGCCGCCCGCCGGGGGATCGTGACCCCGGAGCTGGAGACTGTCGCCCGAAAGGAGCACATGTCCGTGGAGGAGCTGATGCCCCTCGTCGCGGCCGGCAAGGTGGCCATCCCTGCTAACCGCCTGCACAAATGCCTGGACCCGGAGGGTATCGGCTCCATGCTCCGCACCAAGATCAATGTCAACCTGGGAGTCTCCCGGGACTGCAAGGACTACGACGTGGAGATGCAGAAGGTGCTCTCTGCGGTGAATATGGGGGCCGAGGCCATCATGGACCTGTCCAGCCATGGCAACACCCAGCCCTTCCGCCAGAAGCTCACTGCCGAGTGCCCGGTGATGATCGGCACCGTCCCTGTCTATGACAGCGTCATCCACTACCAGCGGGACCTGGCCACCCTCAGTGCCAAGGACTTCATCGATGTGGTCCGCCTCCATGCCCAGGACGGCGTGGACTTCGTCACCCTCCACTGCGGCATCACCCGTAAGACCATAGATCAGATCCGCAAGCACAAGCGGAAGATGAACATCGTCTCACGGGGCGGTTCCCTTGTGTTCGCATGGATGTGCATGACCGGGGAGGAGAATCCCTTCTATGAGTTCTACGACGAGATCCTGGATATCTGCCGGGAGTACGATGTGACCATCTCCCTGGGCGACGCCTGCCGCCCCGGCTGCCTGGCTGACGCCACCGATGTATGTCAGATCGAGGAACTGGTCCGCCTGGGCGAGCTGACCAAACGGGCCTGGGAGAAGGACGTGCAGGTGATGGTGGAGGGGCCCGGCCATGTGCCCATGGACCAGATCGCCGCCAACATGAAGGTGCAGCAGACCATCTGCATGGGAGCCCCCTTCTATGTGCTGGGCCCCCTGGTCACCGACATCGCCCCTGGCTATGACCACATCACCGCTGCCATCGGCGGGGCCATCGCCGCCATGAGCGGCGCTGCTTTCCTGTGCTATGTCACCCCAGCCGAGCACCTGGCGCTTCCCAACCTGGACGATGTGAAGCAGGGCATCATTGCCAGCAGGATCGCTGCCCACGCCGCCGATATCGCAAAGGGCATCCGGGGCGCCCGGGACATCGACGACAAGATGGGCGACGCCCGCCGGGCCCTGGACTGGGAGGCCCAGTGGGCTTGTGCCCTGGACCCGGAGACCGCCAAGGCCATCCGGGACGACCGCTCCCCCGAGCATGACGACACCTGCTCCATGTGCGGCAAGTTCT
This window harbors:
- a CDS encoding cytidine deaminase, which gives rise to MTDAELISTAVSMQERAYVPYSHFPVGAALLCSDGAVFTGCNVENAAYGSTLCAERTALVKAVSEGRTGGFTAIAIAGRGSDFCWPCGACRQMLFEFAPQLRVLAVRGDGAFQSAPLSTLLPCGFGPGSLNF
- a CDS encoding hydroxyethylthiazole kinase is translated as MELGACLDRVRERRPLIHCITNYVTANDVANLLLACGASPIMADEPEEVEEITARCAGLCLNLGTPSRRTIPSLMRAGVKAGELGRPVVLDPVGVGASTLRLRTAQDLMARVPFTVLRGNVSELRALAGGQEHTRGVDAGGADAVTEAELERGVAFAKGTARRTGTVVAVTGAIDLVSDGEQCVVIRNGRPEMGLVTGTGCQLSALTAACLAASPERPLEAAAAAVCAMGVAGELAWARMSPQDGNATYRDRIIDAVCRMDGAALEKGANYEMR
- a CDS encoding thiamine-phosphate diphosphorylase, whose amino-acid sequence is MRCDKKDLLLYGVTDRSWLGDRTLAQQVEASLRGGATMIQLREKHMDRGSILAQALELRELCGRYGVPLILNDDAELAQAAGADGVHVGQSDMEAGRVRALLGEDKLIGVSARTVEQALAAQAAGADYLGVGAMFPTGTKQDTRPVSYDTLKAICAAVDIPVVAIGGIGAGNVAELAGSGIAGVAVVSALYAQPDVEAATRSLRAQVERVVGP
- a CDS encoding thiamine biosynthesis bifunctional protein; the encoded protein is MKTALTIAGSDSSGGAGIQADIKTMTANGVYAMSAVTALTAQNTTGVYGILESTPEFLASQLDCIFTDIFPDAVKTGMVSSTGLIQVIADKLKQYQARNIVVDPVMIATSGSRLISEEAVEALKSQLLPLAAVLTPNIPEAEVLSGLTISGPEDMERAAREIGERYGCAVLCKGGHDLNDANDLLWQDGSCKWFCGRRIHNPNTHGTGCTLSSAIASNLAKGCDLETAVERAKIYLSGALSSMLDLGAGSGPLDHLFSIPELDLDRIRSLQSPAGGR
- a CDS encoding hydroxymethylpyrimidine synthase; translated protein: MERNYTTQMDAARRGIVTPELETVARKEHMSVEELMPLVAAGKVAIPANRLHKCLDPEGIGSMLRTKINVNLGVSRDCKDYDVEMQKVLSAVNMGAEAIMDLSSHGNTQPFRQKLTAECPVMIGTVPVYDSVIHYQRDLATLSAKDFIDVVRLHAQDGVDFVTLHCGITRKTIDQIRKHKRKMNIVSRGGSLVFAWMCMTGEENPFYEFYDEILDICREYDVTISLGDACRPGCLADATDVCQIEELVRLGELTKRAWEKDVQVMVEGPGHVPMDQIAANMKVQQTICMGAPFYVLGPLVTDIAPGYDHITAAIGGAIAAMSGAAFLCYVTPAEHLALPNLDDVKQGIIASRIAAHAADIAKGIRGARDIDDKMGDARRALDWEAQWACALDPETAKAIRDDRSPEHDDTCSMCGKFCAVRSMNKALSGEYIDIL